The Kribbella sp. NBC_00662 nucleotide sequence TCGGGTGCCGCCGATCGCGGCCGTGCGCGAGGGCGCAACGCTGGCTCCCGGGCGGCTGAATCGCTATCGGCCAGTGGGTGCTGCGCTGCTCGCCGCGGGCGGTATCGCGCTGGTGCTGGTCGGATTGTTCGCGGACGGACTCTCGACCAAGACGCTGCTGACGTTGCTCGGCGCCGGGGTGTTGCTGCTGTTCATCGGCATCGCTTTGTTCTCCTCGCGTCTCGTCCGGCCGCTGGCGGCGGTGTCCGATCCGATCGCGCGCTGGTCGGTCGTCGTACTGACCGCTCTGATCTGGCCGTTCGTGCTGGTGCCGTTGTGGGCGATACGACGACTGTTCGGTCGGCGTACCGAGTTCCCCGGCGTACTGCCGGACGGGCCGGCCGTGGCCATCGGCGGACAGAACAGCCGTCGGGATCCACACCGGACGGCATCCACCGCGGCGGCGCTGATGATCGGGCTGGCCCTGGTCACGCTGGTCGCGACGCTGGGTGCGGGTCTGATCAGACCGTTCGAGCAGGCCGTCGACGGGATCTTCAGCGCCGACTACGCGATCACCGCGCAGAACAACTTCAGCCCGCTGCCGCCACCGGTCGCCGCGGAGGTCGCGAAGGTGCCCGGGGTCGAGAAGGTCACCAGCGTGCGCGGCGGTCAGGCCAAGGCGTTCGACAAGACCATCACGATCACAGCGGTCGACCCGGAGGCGCCGGAGCTGCTCACCTTCGACTGGCGCTCCGGATCGCAGGCGTCGCTCGGCGAGCTCGGCACCGACGGCGCGATCGTCGACGCGGCGTACGCCGACAGCCACGCGCTCGTCCTCGGGTCGCGCTTCGCGATGGAGACGGCCACCGGGAAGACCCTGCAACTGCAGGTGAAGGGCGTGTTCCGCCCACCGGCGGGCGGCTCGCCGTTCGGGAACGTGACGATCTCGACGGCCACGTTCGACGCGACCACCTCGCAGCCGTTGAACCTGTACACGTTCGTGAACATGAGCGGCGGCGTGACCGCGGCGAACACCGCGACCCTGAACGATGCCCTGCGGACGTTCCCGAACGCCAAGGCCCTGACGCGGGACGAGTTCAAGAAGGCGCAGACCGACAGCATCAAGAGCATCCTGAACGTGCTCTACGTGCTGCTGGCGCTGTCCGTGCTGGTCAGTCTGTTCGGCATCGTCAACACGCTCGTGCTGACCGTCTTCGAGCGGACCCGCGAGCTCGGCATGCTGCGCGCGATCGGCCTGACCCGCGGCCAGGTCAAGCGGATGATCCGGCAGGAGAGCGTGATCACCGCGCTGATCGGCGCGGTCATCGGGATCGTCCTCGGCCTCGTGCTCGCATCGCTGCTGGCCGCGCGGCTGGACGAGATCTCGTTCACCATTCCGGTCGCCCAACTGGTGATCTTCGCCGTCGTCTCGGTGGTGGTCGGGATCTTCGCCGCGATCTGGCCTGCCCGTCGCGCCGCCAAATTGAACCCATTGGAAGCGCTCCAGTACGAATAGCATGATCGGCTCCGCTCCGTAGCCGGCTGGACACCTACCGGCTACGTTCGCGAGGGTGTGGGTACTCCTGCGGCAGACAGCCTCGGGACTATCCGCCCACAACCCCTCCGGAAGGAACCCCTCATGCGCCGCCTTCCCCGCGCACTGCTTCCGTGCGCGCTGATCGCCGGGCTACTGCTTCCGGCCGCCCCGGCCTACGCCCACCGTGCCGATTTCGACATCCAGGCCCACCGCGGTGGGCTCGGGCTCACCGTGGAGAGCACGATCGCCTCGTTCTCACACGGTCTCGAGCTCGGCGTCAGCACGCTGGAGCTCGACGTCCAGATCACCCAGGACGGGTACGCCGTCGTCACCCACGACCGGAAGGTCGACGGCAAGAAGTGCCGCGACACCGCGCCGTACACACCGGGCGACCCCGAGTACCCGTACGTCGGCAAGTTCATCAACACGTTGTCGCTGAAGCAGGTCAAGCAGCTCGACTGCGGCTCGCTGCCGCAGTCGAACTTCCCCGAGCAGCAGCCCGACCCGGGCGCTCGGATGCCCGAGCTGCGTGACATCTTCACGCTGGTGCACCGCTACCGCGCGTACGGCGTGAAGCTGAACGTCGAGACCAAGGTCGAGGCCGGTGCCCCGACGGAGACCGCTCCGCGCGAGCAGTTCGTCCAGGTGGTCGCCAGTGAGATCCGCAAGGCGAACATCGCCCGCCAGGTGACGATCCAGAGCTTCGACTGGGGTTCGCTGATGCGGATGCACCAGGTGATGCCGCAGCTGCCGCTGGTCGCGCTGGACAACTTCGACTTCCTGCAGGTCGGCAAGCCCGGCAAGTCGCCGTGGCTGGGCGGGATCGACATCGACGACTTCGGCGGCGACCCGATCAGGGCGGTCAAGTCCTTCGGCGCCTCGGCGATCTCGCCCGTCGACGGCTTCCCGCAGGGCGGCAAGATCACCGACCCGGCGTTCCGCCCGTACTTCAGCAAAGACACCGTGAAGGCGGCGCACAAGGCCGGTCTGAAGGTCATCCCGTGGACCGTCGACGATCCGGCCACGATCAAGTGGTTCGTCGACCAGGGCGTCGACGGGATCATCAGCGACTACCCGGACCGCGTGCGCGACGTCGTACGGTCCGAAGGGATCCGGCTCCCGCAGGCGTACGACGCTCCCGCCGTACGGGCGTTGCCGTCGGCGCATGCGCACAACGACTACGACCACCGGCGGCCGTTGCAGGATGCGCTCGACCGCGGGTTCAACAGCGTCGAGGCCGACGTCTGGCTGGTCGACGGTGAACTGCGCGTCGCACACGACCTCGCCGACGCCAAGCCCGGTCGCAACCTGGAGAGCCTCTACCTGAAGCCGCTGGCGGATCGGGTCCGGCAGAACCACGGGCAGGTGTACAAGCACGGCCGTGACTTCCAGTTGCTGATCGACATCAAGAGCGACGGCCCGTCGACGTACGCCGCCGTCCACCAGGCACTGACCAAGTACCGCGGGATCAGCACGATCTTCGTCAACGGCCGCGTGCACGAGGGCGCTGTCACCTCGGTGATCAGTGGCAACCGTCCGCTGGACGACATGAAGGCGCAGAACGTCCGCTACGCCGGGTACGACGGCCGCCTGGGCGATCTGCATTCCGGTATGCCGGCGTCCTTGATGCCACTGGTCAGCGACAACTGGTCCAACGTGTTCACCTGGCGCGGCGTCGGCCCGATGCCGGAGGCCGAGAGGACCAAGCTGCGCGACATCGTCGTCAGCGCTCACCACGCCGGCTACAAGGTGAGGTTCTGGGAGACTCCGGACACCCCGGGCGCGTCCCGCGAGGCGCTCTGGCGCGAACTGGTCGCCGCGAACGTCGACTACATCAACACCGACGACCTGCACGGTCTGGAGGACTTCCTACGCTGACTTGTGTGAGGGCGGTGAAGTCGCCGCCCTCACGAAACGCGTTGCGCTGCTTGATCGCACCGTTGCCGTCGGTGAGCGCGCGCTGGAGTCCGTCGTCGACCAGCTCCAGCGCGTCGAGCTCCTGCAATGCCGGTTCGACGTGTTGCCGCAGCCTCTTCAGGAGTTCGGCCACCGGCATCGGTTCGGCGGTGCGAACGTCGACGCCGTTCGCGGTCAGGCCGTCACGGGCAGCCAGCCAGTACGCGGCCCGCAGTACCTCAGGCTCGAGCCTCGGGCCCTGACTGCCGTCCTCCAGCGCTGTCATCACCAGTGCACGGACGAGTGTGGCCAGGAGAACGGTCTCGTCAACGGTCAGTGGTACGTCGCTGACCCGCACCTCCACCGTCGGCAGGTGGGTGGACGGGCGGATGTCCCAATAGACCATCCGCTCGTCGATGAGCGTGCCCGCGGCCAGATGCATGCTCACCAGAGCGTCGAAGTGTTCCGGCGACTCCAGGTACGGCGGTGGGCCCGCGCACGGCCACCGGGTCGTCATCAGCCACCGCCAGCTCGCGAAGCCGGTGTCACGACCCAGATAGATCGGGGAGTTCGCGGTGAGGGCCAGGAGCGCCGGGAGCCATGGCCGTACGTGATTGCTGGCTCTGACAGCGGCCTGCTTGTCCGGGACCTCGACGTGGACATGACACCCGCAGACGCCCTGTTCACGCGCCAGCAGCCCCCAGCGCAGCGCCAGCTCCTGGTAGCGCGGCTTGTTGGTGATCGCCTGGGCCGGCTTGCCTTGCGGTGGCACTGCAATGGCAAGCAGCCGGGCGCCCTCCGCCGCGGCGGCGCCGGCGAGCTCGGCACGCATCGTATCCAGGTGCCTACGCAACTCGCCGGCCGTCTGACAGACCGGCGAGTTGATCTCCACCATGGCGCGCGTCAGCTCCAGCTCTACGTCTGGCAGGTCCGCCACGACTGCCTTGCTGCGCGGCAGTGGATCACCGGTGGCGGATACCAGCATGAGCTCTTCTTCTACTCCGAACGACGGAACCCTCACGCCGGCCAGGTACCCATGGCCTAAGCTCTCCGGCGTGAGTCTGCCTGTTGTCACCGCGACCCGGTACGTGCTGCCGTTGCGTGAGGGCGGGTCGTTGCCTGGTGTTGTCGAGGGCAACGATCTCGGCACCTACGTGATCAAGTTCCACGGCGCCGGCCAGGGCCCGAAGGCGCTCGTCGCCGAGGTCATCGTCGGCGAGCTGTTCCGCCGCCTCGGCCTGCGGGTGCCGGAGCTGAAGCTGATCCAGCTCGACCCGGCGATCGGCAAGTCCGAGCCGGACTTCGAGATCCAGGAGCTGCTGATCCGCAGCGCCGGACTCAACCTCGCCGTCGATTTCCTCCCCGGCTCGTTCGGGTACGACGGCTCGGCGGGCAACCCCGGTGACGAGGCGATGGCCCGGATCCTCTGGCTGGACGCGTTCGTCGCGAACGTGGACCGGTCGTGGCGCAACACGAACCTGCTGGTCTGGCACAAGGACCTGTGGCTGATCGACCACGGCGCCGCGTTGTACTTCCACCACTCGTGGATGTCCGCGGAGAAGTTCGCCTCGCTGCCGTACGACGCGTCCGACCACGTGTTCTCGGTCGCGGTCCCGGGCGTCGCCAAGGTCGACGCGGAGCTGGCCGCGGCGATCACACCCGAGCTGTTGACGGAGGTGATCGAGCTCGTGCCGGACGAGTGGATCGCAGACGGTGATCGGGAGCGGTACCTGGGGCACCTGCTGGCGCGGCTGGGGAATCGGGCGGCCTGGGTGCCGGGAGGTGCGCGGTGATGGCACCTTTCGACTACGTGATCCTGCGCGCCGCGCCGCGCATCCAGCGGGGTGAGTTCATCAACGTCGGCGCGGTGCTCTACTGCCGCGCACTGGACTACCTGGGCGCCGGCTGGGACGTGAAGCCCGAGCGTTTGAGGGCGCTGGACCCAGCAGTCGACGTGGACGTCGTGTGCGCGTCACTGGATCAGATTCGGGCGATTTGTGCGGGTGAGGCGGCTGGAGGACCGGCAGCCGGCACCACGATCAGCGAGCGGTTCCGGTGGCTGGCTGCGCCTCGCAGTACCGTCGTACATCCCGGACCGATCCACAGCGGGATCACTGAGGATCCCGCTGCGGACCTGGAGCGGTTGCTCGACGCCTTCGTGCGTTAGGCCAGTGCTTCGGACACGACCTCGCGGGCCTGTTCGAAGACCTGCTCCAGGTGTTCGGCGCCCTTGAAGGACTCGCCGTAGATCTTGTAGAGGTCCTCGGTCCCGGAGGGGCGGGCGGCGAACCACGCCGACTCGGTGGTGACCTTCAGCCCACCGATCGCGGCTCCGTTGCCCGGTGCTTTCGTCAGCCTGTCCACGATCGGCTCGCCGGCCAGCTCGGTCGCCGTGACCGCGTCTGCGGACAGGGCCGACAGCTTGGCCTTCTGCTCGCGTGTGGCAGGTGCATCCACCCGTGAGTACGCCGACGCACCGAACCGATCCACCAGCTTCGCGTGGGCCTTTGACGGCGTCTCCCCCGTCACAGCGGTGATCTCACTGGCCAGCAACGCCAGCAGGATCCCGTCCTTGTCGGTCGTCCACACCGTGCCGTCGAAGCGCAGGAAGCTCGCTCCGGCCGACTCCTCACCACCGAAGCCGACCGAGCCGTCGATCAGCCCAGGCACGAACCACTTGAAGCCGACCGGCACCTCCCACAGGCGACGACCCAGATCGGCGACCACGCGGTCGATCAGCGAAGACGACACCAGCGTCTTCCCGACGGCGACGTCCGCACTCCACTGGCGGTTGCTGAACAGGTAGGAGATCGCGACGGCCAGGTAATGGTTCGGGTTCATCAGTCCGGCGTCCGGCGTGACGATGCCGTGCCGGTCCGCGTCCGCGTCGTTCCCGGTCGCCACGTCGTACTTGTCCCGCTGCGCTACCAGCGAGGCCATCGCGTACGGCGAGGAGCAGTCCATCCGGATCTTGCCGTCGTGGTCCAGCGTCATGAACGACCAGGCCGGATCGATCCGCGGGTTCACCACGGTCAGGTCGAGACCGTGCCGCTCGGCGATCGCGGACCAGTAGTCGACACTCGCACCACCCAGCGGGTCGGCGCCGATCTTCACACCGGCATCGCGGATCGCCGCGAGGTTGACCACGGACGGGAGGTCGTCGACGTAGTGCCCGACGAAGTCGTAGTCGCCCGCCTGCTGACGGGCCTGCGCGAACGGCGTACGGCGTACCTCGCGGTTGCCCCCCGCGATCAGCTGGTTGGCACGGTCCGCGATCCACTTGGTCGCGTCGGAGTCGGCCGGACCGCCGTGCGGCGGGTTGTACTTGATGCCGCCGTCGCGCGGCGGGTTGTGCGACGGCGTGATGACGATGCCGTCCGCGTCCGCGCCGGCGCCACGGTTGAGCCGCAGGATGGCGTGCGAGACCGCAGGGGTGGGCGTGAGCCGGTCGGCGCTGTCCACGAGCGTCTGTACGTCGTTGCCGGCCAGCACCTCGAGCACGGTGCGCCAGGCCGGCTCCGACAGGCCATGACTGTCCCGGCCGACGAGCAGCGGCCCCGTCGTACCCTGACCGGCCCGGTACTCGCAGACGGCCTGGGTGATCGCCAGGATGTGCGCCTCGTTGAAGGCGCCGTCGAGACTCGAGCCGCGATGTCCCGACGTACCGAAGACGACCTTCTGGGCCGGATTGTCCACGTCCGGCGTGATGTCGTCGTACGCCGCCAGCATGGCATCGACGTCGACGAGGTCCTCGGGCTGAGCGGGCTGGCCTGCGCGTGGGTGCATGACCACATGCAACCACAAGAGCATCATTGACCGTACGGCGTGAGCAACTGGTCGACGGGAGCGAAGTCGTCGGTCAGCACCGGCCCGTCAGTGCTCGGCTGATCCAGGATCTCCATCCCCGGCTCGAGCCGGCTGTTGATCGCAGGTACGTCGATCGGCCGGTCCGACCCGATCAGCACGAAGTTCCCGCCGGTGCCGCTCTTCCGCGCGATCATCGCGGCGTACGGGAACACCGCCTGCAGCGTCCTGACCTCTGCCTTCGCGAATCGGGTCGGCCCGTGGTCGATGACGTTGATCAGGTAGATCCCGTCCGGCCGCAGCACCCGGCGTACGTCGGTGATCAGCTCGCGAGTGGTGAGGTGCCACGGCACGGACTGCCCGCTGAACGCGTCCATGATGACCAAGTCGCGGCTGTCCGTGGCCTCGGACCGCACGCCGAGCCGGCCGTCCTGCACCGTCACGGCCAGGTCGGGTCCGGTCCGTACTCCGAGCTCCTTCTTGTCGAGCTCCACGACCGCCGAGTCGATCTCGTACACCTGGTGCTTGCTGCCGGGCCGGGTCGCCGTCAGGTACCTCGGCATCGTCAGGCCGCCACCGCCCACGTGCAGCACGTCCAGCGGCTTCTCAGCCTGCCAACTGCCGTTGATCGCCGCAGCGAAGTTCTTGATGTACTCGAACTCCAGATAGGTCGGATCGTCCAGGTCGACGTACGAGTGCCGTAGCTGGTCGAGGTACAGCGTCCGTCCACCCTCACGACCGGGGTCCGCGACCACTCGGGCGCAGTGGTACGCCGTCTCGACCTCACAGGGACGTGGCGCGACCACGGTCAACGTGGCGCCGATGACCGCGAGGGCGACCGGCTTCACCGCTGCCTGCACGCCACGGAGCAGGAAGGTCAGTGCGGCACCGACGACGACCAGCGCGGCGCCCAGCGTCAGGATGATCGTGCTGATCGGTACGGTGGCGACGAACACGAATCCGGTCAGCACAGTGCCGACGATGCCGCCGACCGTCGCGTACGCGGACAGTCTGCCGACGACAGTGCCGGTCTGCTCCAGCGTGGACAGGCGCAGCTTGGTCACCATCGGTGTGACGGCTGCCAGCAGCGACGCGGGCGCGAACAGTGTGACGGCGAGGACGAGGAACACCATGTCGTTGGCGAGCGCCTGGCCGGTCCACCGCACCACCGGGAGAATGAGCATCACCAATGCGCCACCGAACAGGATCAGCGGGCCAAGGGTTCGCTGCGGCGGCACCACGTCGGCGAACTTGCCACCGAGCGCCGCACCGGTCGCGATCGCAGCCAGTGCGACTCCGATGACCGCGGTGTTCGTCTCCAGCGTCAGCCCGATGTACGGCGCGACCAGCCGGAGCGAGACGAGCTCGAGCACCATCACGGCGGCGGAGCTCCCGAACGCCAGTGCAATCGCCAGCTTCTGACCGACCGGACCAGCTTCGCCCTTGCCCATCGCGTCACCCTATCGGTGCAATGTAGACGTGATGGACCCAACGAGAAGTGCGGAGCTTTACCACGCCGGCCGTGAGCGGATGGCAGACGCGGTCCGCGACCTCAGCCTGGAGGACCTCGATCGTCAGGTGCCCGCCTGTCCGCAGTGGAGCGTGCACAGCCTGATCTCGCACCTCACCGGTGTGGCGGCCGACTTCGTGGTCGGCAACGTCGTCGGTGCGCCGCGCCCGCCGTGGACCGCAGTACAGGTCGAGAGGCGCCGCAACCTGCCGATCTCGGAGGTACTGGACGAGTGGGCCACTGTCGGACCACAGCTGGAGAAGCTGATCGTCGACGGCACCACCTCTCATCCGCTGGTCTGCAACCCGTACGTCGACGCTGCAGTCCACGAAGCCGACCTGCACGGCGCCATCGGCAGCGGCCGCCCGCCTACTGAACTCTGGCTCGCCACGCTGGACTGGATGCTCGACCAGCCAGGTCCGCTGACCGTCATCACACCGGACGGCACCTACTCGGCCGGCTCCGACGGTCCGACTGCTGTGGCTCACACCAGCTCTTACGAACTGTTCCGGGCCATCTTCGGCCGCCGCAGTACCGCGCAGATCCTGGACTGGGAGTGGGACTCACCGGAGCACGCCACGAGCTGGAGCAGCGAGCTCGCCAGGCTCCCGCAGACCTCGGTGCCGTTGAACGACTAGACCTCGTCCAGCCTGGCGATGAGAGTCTTCGGAGCGATCTGGCGATAGGCGTTCTCGACCAGGTCCTCGAAGTGCTCCCAGTCGACATCCACGTCCAGGTACACGCCTAGCCAGCCGCGGTGGCCGACGTACGGCGGCCGGTAGAAGTGCTCCGGGTCCTCGGCGACAAGCGCCTCCTGTACGCCGGGTGGCGCCGCCATCCACACACCGAGGCGGTCGTCGTGGTGGTGGTCGGCGTACATCACGAACACCTTCTTGTCCCGCACGAACCAGGTCGGCTCGCCATGACTCGGCCGCTCGGTCGCCTCGGGCATAGCCAGGCACAGGCGGCGTACGCGTTCGAGAACGTCCATCGCCCTAGTGTCGCGGACCTGGGGTCACCACGCCCGCCTCATAGGCGTAGACGACCGCCTGCGCACGATCTCGCAGGTCCAGCTTGGTCAGGATGTTGCTGACATGTGTCTTGACGGTCTGCTCGGCGAGGACCAGTTCGTCGGCAATCTGCCGGTTGGAGAGCCCGCGCGCAACCAGCCGCAGTACGTCGGTCTCCCGCGGCGTCAGATGCACCGGAGTGATCGGTACGACGGGCTGTGCCCGCGCGAAGTCCTCCACGAGCCGACGGGTGACAGACGGCGCGAGCAGCGCATCACCGGCGGCCACGACCCGCACTGCGGCGGCCAGCTCGTCCGGAGTGGAGTGCTTCAGCAAGAAGCCGCTCGCGCCGGCGCGGAGGGCGGCGTACACGTAGTCGTCGAGGTCGAACGTCGTCAGCATCACGACCCGCGGCGGCTCGCCCGGCGTCGAGTCGGCCAGGATGCGCCTGGTCGCGGCGAGGCCATCGAGGACCGGCATGCGAACGTCCATCAGGATCACGTCCGGCTTCAGGTCTGCGGCCAGTTCGACCGCCTGCGCACCGTCGCCGGCTTGTCCGACAACCTGAAGATCCGGCTGCGCATCGAGCAGTGCGCTGAACCCGGCCCGCACCATCTCCTGGTCGTCAACCACCATGACCGTGATCGCCACTCGCCACCTCCTGCCGGACCGGAATGATCGCCTGCACCAGATAACCGCCTTCTGGGGTCGTCGCAGCGCTCACCGTCCCCTCCACGAGCGCCACCCGCTCACGCATCCCCGTCAGCCCATGACCACTGCCCGGCGCCGGCGTAGGGCTGCCAGGTGGCGGCGTGTTGTGCACGGTCACCTCCAGCTCATGACCCCTCTGCCTGACCGACACCTCAACTGCTGCGTGCGGTGCATGCCGCACCGCGTTGCTGAGCCCTTCCTGCACGACTCGGTACGCCGTGAGCTCAACCGTCTCGTCGAAGCCCGTCGGGACCTCACCCGTCAGCCGCACATCCGCACCAGCCCGACGCGTGCTCTCGACGAGGTCAGCCAGCTCCTCGAGCCCGGGCTGCGGACCCAACTCCCCCATCGGCGGCTGCTCGACCGGCTCGCGCAGCAGGCGCAGTACTCGACGCATCTCCGTCAGCGAGACACGTGCCGCGTTGGCGATCTCGGTGAACTCCTCACGAACGTCATCCGGTACGTCGGTCAGCCGGTGCGGCGCACTGTCCGCACGGACGACGACAACCGACAG carries:
- a CDS encoding ABC transporter permease, producing the protein MIKFALQGLLARKLRTALTAIGVVLGVALISGTYVLTDSITSAFDSIFTQNYKNTDAAITGKNAFDASQDGTVTAPPFDAGLLTKVRALPEVGAAGGSVNGEAQLIGKDGKSIVFGGAPNLGFSVDPTLPQFNSLTLVSGAWPSGDQVVIDTKTAKEKGFATGDTIGVQARGAAVQMKISGLVEFGAVSSIGGATLAGFDLGTAQRLFDKTGRLDQILIATKSGTSEQQLLDAVRQILPEATQVRTADEQAKEDAAGTSSFLSFLQTFLLVFGGIALFVGSFVIANSLSITIAQRTREFATLRTLGASRRQLLGTVVLEAFVTGLVASVVGLFLGLAIATGLFKLFDAVGFTLPNNGLVFRTRTIVVALIVGVLVTVLASLRPAWRATRVPPIAAVREGATLAPGRLNRYRPVGAALLAAGGIALVLVGLFADGLSTKTLLTLLGAGVLLLFIGIALFSSRLVRPLAAVSDPIARWSVVVLTALIWPFVLVPLWAIRRLFGRRTEFPGVLPDGPAVAIGGQNSRRDPHRTASTAAALMIGLALVTLVATLGAGLIRPFEQAVDGIFSADYAITAQNNFSPLPPPVAAEVAKVPGVEKVTSVRGGQAKAFDKTITITAVDPEAPELLTFDWRSGSQASLGELGTDGAIVDAAYADSHALVLGSRFAMETATGKTLQLQVKGVFRPPAGGSPFGNVTISTATFDATTSQPLNLYTFVNMSGGVTAANTATLNDALRTFPNAKALTRDEFKKAQTDSIKSILNVLYVLLALSVLVSLFGIVNTLVLTVFERTRELGMLRAIGLTRGQVKRMIRQESVITALIGAVIGIVLGLVLASLLAARLDEISFTIPVAQLVIFAVVSVVVGIFAAIWPARRAAKLNPLEALQYE
- a CDS encoding glycerophosphodiester phosphodiesterase family protein, encoding MRRLPRALLPCALIAGLLLPAAPAYAHRADFDIQAHRGGLGLTVESTIASFSHGLELGVSTLELDVQITQDGYAVVTHDRKVDGKKCRDTAPYTPGDPEYPYVGKFINTLSLKQVKQLDCGSLPQSNFPEQQPDPGARMPELRDIFTLVHRYRAYGVKLNVETKVEAGAPTETAPREQFVQVVASEIRKANIARQVTIQSFDWGSLMRMHQVMPQLPLVALDNFDFLQVGKPGKSPWLGGIDIDDFGGDPIRAVKSFGASAISPVDGFPQGGKITDPAFRPYFSKDTVKAAHKAGLKVIPWTVDDPATIKWFVDQGVDGIISDYPDRVRDVVRSEGIRLPQAYDAPAVRALPSAHAHNDYDHRRPLQDALDRGFNSVEADVWLVDGELRVAHDLADAKPGRNLESLYLKPLADRVRQNHGQVYKHGRDFQLLIDIKSDGPSTYAAVHQALTKYRGISTIFVNGRVHEGAVTSVISGNRPLDDMKAQNVRYAGYDGRLGDLHSGMPASLMPLVSDNWSNVFTWRGVGPMPEAERTKLRDIVVSAHHAGYKVRFWETPDTPGASREALWRELVAANVDYINTDDLHGLEDFLR
- a CDS encoding glutamate--cysteine ligase, producing MTTGRLTPESLGHGYLAGVRVPSFGVEEELMLVSATGDPLPRSKAVVADLPDVELELTRAMVEINSPVCQTAGELRRHLDTMRAELAGAAAAEGARLLAIAVPPQGKPAQAITNKPRYQELALRWGLLAREQGVCGCHVHVEVPDKQAAVRASNHVRPWLPALLALTANSPIYLGRDTGFASWRWLMTTRWPCAGPPPYLESPEHFDALVSMHLAAGTLIDERMVYWDIRPSTHLPTVEVRVSDVPLTVDETVLLATLVRALVMTALEDGSQGPRLEPEVLRAAYWLAARDGLTANGVDVRTAEPMPVAELLKRLRQHVEPALQELDALELVDDGLQRALTDGNGAIKQRNAFREGGDFTALTQVSVGSPPDRAGRRC
- a CDS encoding HipA family kinase — translated: MSLPVVTATRYVLPLREGGSLPGVVEGNDLGTYVIKFHGAGQGPKALVAEVIVGELFRRLGLRVPELKLIQLDPAIGKSEPDFEIQELLIRSAGLNLAVDFLPGSFGYDGSAGNPGDEAMARILWLDAFVANVDRSWRNTNLLVWHKDLWLIDHGAALYFHHSWMSAEKFASLPYDASDHVFSVAVPGVAKVDAELAAAITPELLTEVIELVPDEWIADGDRERYLGHLLARLGNRAAWVPGGAR
- a CDS encoding DUF3037 domain-containing protein; its protein translation is MAPFDYVILRAAPRIQRGEFINVGAVLYCRALDYLGAGWDVKPERLRALDPAVDVDVVCASLDQIRAICAGEAAGGPAAGTTISERFRWLAAPRSTVVHPGPIHSGITEDPAADLERLLDAFVR
- the pgm gene encoding phosphoglucomutase (alpha-D-glucose-1,6-bisphosphate-dependent) → MHPRAGQPAQPEDLVDVDAMLAAYDDITPDVDNPAQKVVFGTSGHRGSSLDGAFNEAHILAITQAVCEYRAGQGTTGPLLVGRDSHGLSEPAWRTVLEVLAGNDVQTLVDSADRLTPTPAVSHAILRLNRGAGADADGIVITPSHNPPRDGGIKYNPPHGGPADSDATKWIADRANQLIAGGNREVRRTPFAQARQQAGDYDFVGHYVDDLPSVVNLAAIRDAGVKIGADPLGGASVDYWSAIAERHGLDLTVVNPRIDPAWSFMTLDHDGKIRMDCSSPYAMASLVAQRDKYDVATGNDADADRHGIVTPDAGLMNPNHYLAVAISYLFSNRQWSADVAVGKTLVSSSLIDRVVADLGRRLWEVPVGFKWFVPGLIDGSVGFGGEESAGASFLRFDGTVWTTDKDGILLALLASEITAVTGETPSKAHAKLVDRFGASAYSRVDAPATREQKAKLSALSADAVTATELAGEPIVDRLTKAPGNGAAIGGLKVTTESAWFAARPSGTEDLYKIYGESFKGAEHLEQVFEQAREVVSEALA
- a CDS encoding fused MFS/spermidine synthase; the protein is MGKGEAGPVGQKLAIALAFGSSAAVMVLELVSLRLVAPYIGLTLETNTAVIGVALAAIATGAALGGKFADVVPPQRTLGPLILFGGALVMLILPVVRWTGQALANDMVFLVLAVTLFAPASLLAAVTPMVTKLRLSTLEQTGTVVGRLSAYATVGGIVGTVLTGFVFVATVPISTIILTLGAALVVVGAALTFLLRGVQAAVKPVALAVIGATLTVVAPRPCEVETAYHCARVVADPGREGGRTLYLDQLRHSYVDLDDPTYLEFEYIKNFAAAINGSWQAEKPLDVLHVGGGGLTMPRYLTATRPGSKHQVYEIDSAVVELDKKELGVRTGPDLAVTVQDGRLGVRSEATDSRDLVIMDAFSGQSVPWHLTTRELITDVRRVLRPDGIYLINVIDHGPTRFAKAEVRTLQAVFPYAAMIARKSGTGGNFVLIGSDRPIDVPAINSRLEPGMEILDQPSTDGPVLTDDFAPVDQLLTPYGQ
- a CDS encoding maleylpyruvate isomerase N-terminal domain-containing protein, whose protein sequence is MDPTRSAELYHAGRERMADAVRDLSLEDLDRQVPACPQWSVHSLISHLTGVAADFVVGNVVGAPRPPWTAVQVERRRNLPISEVLDEWATVGPQLEKLIVDGTTSHPLVCNPYVDAAVHEADLHGAIGSGRPPTELWLATLDWMLDQPGPLTVITPDGTYSAGSDGPTAVAHTSSYELFRAIFGRRSTAQILDWEWDSPEHATSWSSELARLPQTSVPLND
- a CDS encoding MmcQ/YjbR family DNA-binding protein, translating into MDVLERVRRLCLAMPEATERPSHGEPTWFVRDKKVFVMYADHHHDDRLGVWMAAPPGVQEALVAEDPEHFYRPPYVGHRGWLGVYLDVDVDWEHFEDLVENAYRQIAPKTLIARLDEV
- a CDS encoding response regulator; protein product: MAITVMVVDDQEMVRAGFSALLDAQPDLQVVGQAGDGAQAVELAADLKPDVILMDVRMPVLDGLAATRRILADSTPGEPPRVVMLTTFDLDDYVYAALRAGASGFLLKHSTPDELAAAVRVVAAGDALLAPSVTRRLVEDFARAQPVVPITPVHLTPRETDVLRLVARGLSNRQIADELVLAEQTVKTHVSNILTKLDLRDRAQAVVYAYEAGVVTPGPRH
- a CDS encoding sensor histidine kinase, yielding MNKWPRGRWAWMAALGVAALLVLTVMDLGQHYEVQLGAVLALALARALALSLAWLRPRAAMLVSLITTAITAAVTTPVSSSEPWPWGTTAAFGHSFVVAIAGARGLGRREQVAWWVATQAVGVVAVELAPDRGSWRGLITMAVLSAVAVVVGDLIHTRGQTNRRLAEQETITRAERAERERLQERARIARELHDVVAHHLSVVVVRADSAPHRLTDVPDDVREEFTEIANAARVSLTEMRRVLRLLREPVEQPPMGELGPQPGLEELADLVESTRRAGADVRLTGEVPTGFDETVELTAYRVVQEGLSNAVRHAPHAAVEVSVRQRGHELEVTVHNTPPPGSPTPAPGSGHGLTGMRERVALVEGTVSAATTPEGGYLVQAIIPVRQEVASGDHGHGG